The Cygnus atratus isolate AKBS03 ecotype Queensland, Australia chromosome 2, CAtr_DNAZoo_HiC_assembly, whole genome shotgun sequence genome window below encodes:
- the RPP40 gene encoding ribonuclease P protein subunit p40 isoform X2 — MSAPLQRVQQAPRHLLVCEKGHARHPRSRHAAHVRDHAYNCRVSILIPECGILPEVLKSTIADIGEYYLVKNLSVHELVAPEFIDSFVKKGPCYALTYNTKIDQDNTAALIPTGKLILSVDKDTYEELGLQGRPSQYSGKKAMRYIITIDLTDSNFHPDGKKHKRVLWALKEKKPLEFDFLMAWYNTEGSTLMSYFPKNQIRALKPKITFSTLRDLQCPALQSNELEGKPEESCSTEELFEWLGAVLNQVNLDNKSSSFLSTYCCPQPNTTVDQAFLCTITGFIIPDKIIQLLEQLCSYFTEPKLAHWLTLTVHGFADSPVSWRENEHGFHKGGENLYNFVVFRNLDYWLQMAVGTNDDCPP, encoded by the exons ATGTCGGCGCCGCTGCAGCGGGTGCAGCAGGCGCCGCGGCACCTGCTGGTGTGCGAGAAGGGGCACGCGCGCCACCCACGCTCGCGCCACGCGGCGCACGTGCGGGACCACGCCTACAACTGCCGC GTATCTATTTTGATCCCTGAATGTGGTATACTACCTGAAGTGCTGAAAAGTACTATCGCAGACATTGGAGAGTACTATCTGGTGAAGAATTTATCGGTTCATGAATTGGTTGCTCCTGAATTCATCGATTCTTTTGTGAAGAAAG GTCCATGCTACGCACTTACCTATAATACAAAAATTGATCAAGATAATACTGCAGCTCTGATACCAACtg GAAAACTAATTTTGTCAGTGGATAAAGATACTTATGAGGAACTTGGACTGCAAGGTCGCCCTTCTCAGTATTCTGGCAAAAAAGCAATGAGATATA TTATAACTATTGACTTGACCGATTCCAACTTTCACCCTGATGGCAAGAAACATAAGAGGGTGCTTTGGgccttgaaagaaaagaaacctttaGAATTTGACTTCCTAATGGCTTGGTATAATACAG AGGGATCAACATTGATGTCATACTTTCCCAAAAACCAAATACGGGCCCTGAAGCCAAAAATAACATTCAGCACATTAAGAGACTTGCAATGTCCAGCGTTGCAAAGTAATGAATTAGAAGGAAAACCAGAAGAGTCCTGCAGTACAGAAGAACTGTTTGAATGGCTAGGTGCTGTCCTGAATCAAGTTAACTT agacaaCAAATCTTCTAGCTTCTTATCAACCTATTGCTGTCCTCAGCCAAACACAACAGTGGACCAAGCTTTTTTGTGCACAATTACAGGCTTTATAATTCCTGATAAGATAATTCAATTGTTGGAGCAGCTGTG cTCCTATTTCACTGAACCAAAACTGGCACACTGGCTGACCTTAACTGTGCATGGCTTTGCAGACAGCCCTGTTTCctggagagaaaatgaacatgGTTTTCACAAAGGAGGAGAGAACTTGTAcaactttgttgtttttagaaatCTGGACTACTGGCTTCAGATGGCTGTAGGAACTAATGACGATTGTCCTCCATAA
- the RPP40 gene encoding ribonuclease P protein subunit p40 isoform X1 — protein MSAPLQRVQQAPRHLLVCEKGHARHPRSRHAAHVRDHAYNCRVSILIPECGILPEVLKSTIADIGEYYLVKNLSVHELVAPEFIDSFVKKGPCYALTYNTKIDQDNTAALIPTGKLILSVDKDTYEELGLQGRPSQYSGKKAMRYIITIDLTDSNFHPDGKKHKRVLWALKEKKPLEFDFLMAWYNTGAEGSTLMSYFPKNQIRALKPKITFSTLRDLQCPALQSNELEGKPEESCSTEELFEWLGAVLNQVNLDNKSSSFLSTYCCPQPNTTVDQAFLCTITGFIIPDKIIQLLEQLCSYFTEPKLAHWLTLTVHGFADSPVSWRENEHGFHKGGENLYNFVVFRNLDYWLQMAVGTNDDCPP, from the exons ATGTCGGCGCCGCTGCAGCGGGTGCAGCAGGCGCCGCGGCACCTGCTGGTGTGCGAGAAGGGGCACGCGCGCCACCCACGCTCGCGCCACGCGGCGCACGTGCGGGACCACGCCTACAACTGCCGC GTATCTATTTTGATCCCTGAATGTGGTATACTACCTGAAGTGCTGAAAAGTACTATCGCAGACATTGGAGAGTACTATCTGGTGAAGAATTTATCGGTTCATGAATTGGTTGCTCCTGAATTCATCGATTCTTTTGTGAAGAAAG GTCCATGCTACGCACTTACCTATAATACAAAAATTGATCAAGATAATACTGCAGCTCTGATACCAACtg GAAAACTAATTTTGTCAGTGGATAAAGATACTTATGAGGAACTTGGACTGCAAGGTCGCCCTTCTCAGTATTCTGGCAAAAAAGCAATGAGATATA TTATAACTATTGACTTGACCGATTCCAACTTTCACCCTGATGGCAAGAAACATAAGAGGGTGCTTTGGgccttgaaagaaaagaaacctttaGAATTTGACTTCCTAATGGCTTGGTATAATACAG GTGCAGAGGGATCAACATTGATGTCATACTTTCCCAAAAACCAAATACGGGCCCTGAAGCCAAAAATAACATTCAGCACATTAAGAGACTTGCAATGTCCAGCGTTGCAAAGTAATGAATTAGAAGGAAAACCAGAAGAGTCCTGCAGTACAGAAGAACTGTTTGAATGGCTAGGTGCTGTCCTGAATCAAGTTAACTT agacaaCAAATCTTCTAGCTTCTTATCAACCTATTGCTGTCCTCAGCCAAACACAACAGTGGACCAAGCTTTTTTGTGCACAATTACAGGCTTTATAATTCCTGATAAGATAATTCAATTGTTGGAGCAGCTGTG cTCCTATTTCACTGAACCAAAACTGGCACACTGGCTGACCTTAACTGTGCATGGCTTTGCAGACAGCCCTGTTTCctggagagaaaatgaacatgGTTTTCACAAAGGAGGAGAGAACTTGTAcaactttgttgtttttagaaatCTGGACTACTGGCTTCAGATGGCTGTAGGAACTAATGACGATTGTCCTCCATAA